A portion of the Glandiceps talaboti chromosome 13, keGlaTala1.1, whole genome shotgun sequence genome contains these proteins:
- the LOC144444320 gene encoding cytochrome P450 2J4-like: MSTELQSLSSVGKQFQNLGAACEKKWLDLRTVLIAVIVYLTTYLIFNRFKTKQRNLPPGPWGLPLLGNLYDFIGVTQFRTFRDIATKYGDVFTVRLGTQLVVVLNRYDAIRSALVEKADDFVGRPTVPVKIGSMDDGIVFSNGETWKLRRRLFLTYLRTFGMGKASMERRISEESRYLLQALEDQKMVAFDPMETMTNTVYNVVCSITIGERFDYKDSRFKKCIASLDSIFKIGPLYLGMPYMFRGAGKIIDFLFGKYLLQYNQGVYDIVEPFIKEHEETYDPGNIRDFIDVFLKTTKEWEKEVSETSPQIVKVQGLPFKYYHVFCLILDMFAAGTETTTSTLMWAWLFMLKYPDIQKKVQEELDRVVGKDRFPNMSDRIYLPYTEATITEILRLASTVPLSVPRWTVNDTQVYGYDIPKDTMVLPNIWSALRDPELWERPEEFDPSRFIDSEGKFFRPDTYIPFGLGPRVCLGEQLAKMELFLVFTSVLQHYTLVSDDEFPLPDMTGSMHVTLQPPKYRMKTVKR, translated from the exons atgtcaacagaGTTACAAAGTCTAAGTTCTGTTGGCAAACAATTCCAGAATTTAGGAGCAGCATGTGAAAAG AAATGGCTAGACTTGCGTACAGTGTTGATAGCCGTCATCGTTTACCTGACAACTTATTTGATATTCAACCGATTCAAGACCAAGCAGAGAAATTTACCGCCAGGGCCATGGGGACTTCCTCTTCTCGGTAACCTGTATGATTTCATCGGCGTGACACAGTTCCGTACTTTTCGCGATATAGCCACCAAGTACGGTGATGTCTTTACGGTACGTCTGGGCACACAGTTGGTTGTGGTCCTCAACAGATACGATGCTATCAGGAGTGCTTTGGTGGAGAAAGCTGACGACTTCGTAGGGAGACCAACGGTCCCTGTCAAAATAGGAAGCATGGATGATG GTATTGTGTTTTCGAACGGCGAAACATGGAAATTAAGGCGACGACTTTTTCTGACTTACCTGCGAACGTTTGGTATGGGGAAAGCGTCAATGGAAAGACGTATTTCAGAGGAATCACGTTACTTGCTGCAAGCTCTCGAAGACCAGAAGATGGTTGCATTTGATCCAATGGAAACCATGACAAACACGGTGTATAACGTTGTATGTTCAATCACGATAGGTGAGAGGTTTGATTACAAAGATTCCAGATTTAAGAAATGTATCGCGTCGCTAGATTCAATCTTCAAAATCGGGCCTCTTTACCTCGGTATGCCATACATGTTTAGAGGAGCTGGGAAGATCATAGATTTCCTATTTGGCAAATATCTTCTTCAATATAACCAAGGTGTATATGATATCGTCGAACCTTTTATCAAAGAACACGAGGAGACATATGATCCTGGTAATATACGTGATTTCATAGACGTCTTTTTGAAGACTACCAAAGAATGGGAAAAAGAAGTTTCGGAGACATCCCCTCAAATCGTGAAAGTGCAAGGCCTCCCGTTTAAGTATTACCACGTATTTTGTCTTATACTGGACATGTTTGCTGCTGGAACGGAAACAACCACCTCAACGCTGATGTGGGCATGGTTGTTCATGCTCAAATATCCAGACATACAGAAAAAAGTCCAGGAAGAGTTAGACAGAGTCGTTGGTAAAGACAGATTTCCTAATATGTCCGACAGAATTTATCTACCCTACACGGAAGCTACCATTACTGAGATTCTGCGACTAGCTAGTACAGTGCCACTGTCTGTACCACGTTGGACCGTGAACGACACCCAAGTATACGGATATGACATCCCTAAAGATACAATGGTATTGCCCAATATCTGGAGTGCCTTGCGGGATCCAGAATTGTGGGAAAGACCTGAAGAGTTTGATCCGAGTCGTTTCATAGACTCTGAAGGAAAGTTTTTCAGACCAGATACTTACATTCCGTTCGGCCTAG GACCACGTGTGTGTCTTGGTGAGCAGTTGGCGAAGATGGAATTATTTTTGGTTTTTACAAGTGTGTTACAACACTACACACTTGTGTCTGATGACGAATTTCCGCTTCCGGATATGACAGGAAGTATGCACGTAACATTACAACCTCCAAAGTACAGGATGAAGACAGTCAAACGATGA
- the LOC144444318 gene encoding cytochrome P450 2U1-like — MALISGFISRCFYSIYKGMSIVINVMVEHGSIVMSNGEAWKFKRQLFQTSLRKFGMGKASMERRILEESRYLLQALEDQKMVAFDPMENITNTVYNVVCSITIGERFDYKDSRFKKCTASLESIFKIAPLYFGIPFMFKGAGKILDFLFGKYLFQYNQGVYDVVEPFIKEHEETYDPDNIRDFIDVFLKTTKEWEKEVSETSPRIVKEQGLPYKYYHVFCLILDIFAAGTESTTSTLMWGWLFMLKYPDIQKKVQEELDRVVDKDRLPNMSDRTYLPYTEATITEVLRLASTTPLSVPHWTVNDTQVYGYDIPKGTIVLPNIWSALRDPELWERPEEFDPSRFIDSEGKFFRPDTYIPFGLGPRVCLGEQLAKMELFLFFTSVLQHYTLVPDDEFPPLDMTGSMHVTLQPPKYMMKTIKR; from the exons ATGGCATTGATCAGTG GTTTCATTAGTCGCTGTTTTTATAGCATTTATAAGGGTATGAgtatagttatcaatgtcatggttGAACATGGAA GTATTGTAATGTCGAATGGCGAAGCATGGAAATTTAAGCGACAACTTTTTCAGACTTCCCTACGAAAGTTTGGTATGGGGAAAGCATCAATGGAAAGACGTATTTTAGAGGAATCGCGTTACTTGCTGCAAGCTCTCGAAGACCAGAAGATGGTTGCATTTGATCCAATGGAAAACATCACAAACACAGTGTATAACGTTGTATGTTCAATCACGATAGGTGAGCGGTTTGATTACAAAGATTCCAGATTTAAGAAATGTACCGCGTCGCTAGAATCAATCTTCAAAATTGCACCTCTTTACTTCGGTATACCATTCATGTTTAAAGGAGCTGGGAAGATCCTAGATTTCCTGTTTGGGAAATATCTTTTTCAATATAACCAAGGTGTATATGATGTCGTCGAACCTTTTATCAAAGAACACGAGGAGACATACGACCCTGATAACATACGTGATTTCATAGACGTCTTTTTGAAGACTACCAAGGAATGGGAAAAAGAAGTTTCGGAGACATCCCCACGAATTGTGAAAGAGCAGGGCCTCCCGTACAAGTATTACCACGTGTTTTGTCTTATACTGGACATATTTGCTGCTGGAACGGAATCAACCACCTCAACACTGATGTGGGGATGGTTGTTCATGCTCAAATATCCAGATATACAGAAAAAAGTCCAAGAAGAGTTAGACAGAGTCGTTGATAAAGACAGGCTTCCTAATATGTCTGACCGAACTTACCTACCCTACACTGAAGCTACCATTACTGAGGTTCTGCGACTAGCTAGTACAACGCCACTATCTGTACCACATTGGACTGTGAACGACACCCAAGTATATGGGTATGACATCCCTAAAGGTACAATAGTATTGCCCAATATCTGGAGTGCCTTGCGTGATCCAGAATTGTGGGAAAGACCTGAAGAGTTTGATCCGAGTCGTTTCATAGACTCTGAAGGAAAGTTTTTCAGACCAGATACTTACATTCCGTTCGGCCTAG GACCACGTGTGTGTCTTGGTGAGCAGTTGGCGAAGAtggaattatttttgttttttacaagTGTCTTACAACACTATACACTTGTGCCTGATGACGAATTTCCACCTCTGGATATGACAGGAAGTATGCACGTAACATTACAACCTCCCAAGTACATGATGAAGACCATCAAACGATGA
- the LOC144444319 gene encoding cytochrome P450 2U1-like: MAGRKRQLAVMTSEDIDQKLKGCDMLYVSVKGCDMFYFSVRGIVFSNGETWKVKRRVFLTYLRTFGMGKASMERRILEESRYLLQALEDQKMFAFDPMETMTNTVYNVVCSITIGERFDYKDSRFKKCIASLDSLFKIGPIYLGMPFMFKGAGKIVDFLFGKYLFQYNQGVYDIVEPFIKEHEETYDPGNIRDFIDVFLKTTKEWENEVSQTSPRIVKVQGLPYKYYHVFCLILDMFAAGTETTTSTLMWGWLFMLKYPDIQKKVQEELDRVVGQDRLPNMSDRTYLPYTEATITEVLRLASTVPLSVPRWTVNDTQVYGYDIPKDTMVLPNIWSALRDPELWERPEEFDPSRFIDSEGKFFRPDTYIPFGLGPRVCLGEQLAKMELFLVFTSVLQHYTLMSDDEFPLPDMTGSMHVTLQPPKYRMKTVKR; this comes from the exons ATGGCAGGGAGAAAGCGACAGCTTGCTGTTATGACATCTGAGGACATAGATCAGAAATTGAAG GGTTGTGATATGCTTTACGTCAGTGTTAAGGGTTGTGATATGTTTTACTTCAGCGTTAGAG GTATTGTTTTTTCGAATGGCGAAACATGGAAAGTTAAGCGACGTGTTTTTCTGACTTACCTGCGAACGTTTGGTATGGGGAAAGCGTCAATGGAAAGACGTATTTTAGAGGAATCGCGTTACTTGCTGCAAGCTCTCGAAGACCAGAAGATGTTTGCATTTGATCCAATGGAAACCATGACAAACACGGTGTATAACGTTGTATGTTCAATCACGATAGGTGAGAGGTTTGATTACAAAGATTCCAGATTTAAGAAATGTATCGCGTCGCTAGATTCACTCTTCAAAATCGGGCCTATTTACCTTGGTATGCCATTCATGTTTAAAGGAGCCGGGAAGATCGTAGATTTCCTGTTTGGGAAATATCTTTTTCAATATAACCAAGGTGTATATGATATCGTCGAACCTTTTATCAAAGAACACGAGGAGACATATGATCCTGGTAATATACGTGATTTCATAGACGTCTTTTTGAAGACTACCAAGGAATGGGAAAACGAAGTTTCACAGACATCCCCTCGAATCGTGAAAGTGCAAGGCCTCCCGTACAAGTATTACCACGTATTTTGTCTTATATTGGACATGTTTGCTGCTGGAACGGAAACAACCACCTCAACACTGATGTGGGGATGGTTGTTCATGCTCAAATATCCAGACATACAGAAAAAAGTCCAAGAAGAGTTAGACAGAGTCGTTGGTCAAGACAGGCTTCCTAATATGTCTGACAGAACTTACCTACCCTACACGGAAGCTACCATTACTGAGGTTCTGCGACTAGCTAGTACAGTGCCACTGTCTGTACCACGTTGGACCGTGAACGACACCCAAGTATACGGATATGACATCCCTAAAGATACAATGGTATTGCCCAATATCTGGAGTGCCTTGCGGGATCCAGAATTGTGGGAAAGACCTGAAGAGTTTGATCCGAGTCGTTTCATAGACTCTGAAGGAAAGTTTTTCAGACCAGATACTTACATTCCGTTCGGCCTAG GACCACGTGTGTGTCTTGGTGAGCAGTTGGCGAAGATGGAATTATTTTTGGTTTTTACAAGTGTGTTACAACACTATACACTTATGTCTGATGACGAATTTCCACTTCCGGATATGACAGGAAGTATGCACGTAACATTACAACCTCCCAAGTACAGGATGAAGACAGTCAAACGATGA